The following proteins are encoded in a genomic region of Pagrus major chromosome 16, Pma_NU_1.0:
- the cd93 gene encoding uncharacterized protein cd93, which produces MAIMFLIFLLLLISSFEGLSEAEHGTLCTSNACFTLHMDGLSFKKARQSCEHNGGYLMTVRDREEEDVLRLLLSQIQRQPQDRALTFWIGLKLHRGNCMSADKTLKGFKWISGKEDSHYSNWANEPVATCIEDRCVSVFYTLSGESQLKWTAGPCKSPTFYVCKFYFQGMCRPLTLLGPGQINYTAPFSNEPQRTKMQSFPVGTYADILCSDQQSHYSYCIRMDGIFRWNVPGPFCKTGKQNCTINNGGCEHLCHQDADELRCFCREGYNLGEDGLTCRIKDLCGVDTCEHQCVMSESGYSCKCPDGFKLDVNQRNCSDIDECQSQACDHFCVNTAGSYTCVCNDGYEMVDGKCSDIDECAQFRCEHNCLNSIGSFSCNCDQGFTLSENGSCVKDCPQGFHMETDGLTCVPDLTKILAASSDDSAEEETQENVTESFSRTVELQHQSPHTDAPLPDVVNVTHSDQQSNVSSVTSFASTVNFRVLICVLGSVVPLLLLVAVTLAIAIFRCSHSKKETKKNTTTDGYCWVSSGFDPRLEKLYESISTDGL; this is translated from the coding sequence atgGCAATCATGTTCTTGATTTTTCTACTGCTACTCATCAGCAGCTTTGAAGGTCTCTCTGAAGCTGAACATGGGACGTTGTGCACCTCTAATGCATGCTTCACCCTACATATGGACGGGCTGAGCTTTAAGAAAGCCCGGCAGAGCTGTGAACACAATGGAGGTTATCTGAtgacagtcagagacagagaagaagaggatgtGCTGCGCTTGCTTCTCTCACAGATCCAAAGACAACCTCAGGACAGAGCGCTTACATTTTGGATTGGATTAAAACTGCACAGAGGCAACTGTATGTCAGCTGACAAGACTCTCAAGGGGTTTAAGTGGATATCAGGGAAAGAAGATTCACACTATTCCAACTGGGCCAACGAACCTGTCGCCACATGCATAGAGGATagatgtgtgagtgttttttacACTTTATCAGGAGAGAGCCAACTGAAATGGACTGCTGGACCTTGCAAGAGCCCTACTTTTTATGTATGTAAGTTCTACTTTCAGGGAATGTGCAGACCTCTGACTCTGTTAGGACCTGGACAGATAAACTACACAGCACCCTTCTCAAACGAGCCCCAAAGAACTAAAATGCAATCATTTCCAGTCGGAACGTATGCTGATATTTTATGTAGTGACCAACAGTCTCACTACTCTTATTGCATTAGGATGGACGGCATCTTTCGTTGGAATGTCCCCGGTCCATTCTGCAAAACAGGAAAGCAAAACTGCACGATCAACAATGGCGGGTGTGAACACTTGTGCCATCAGGATGCAGATGAGCTTCGATGCTTTTGTAGAGAAGGTTACAACCTGGGTGAAGATGGACTCACTTGCAGGATAAAAGACTTGTGCGGTGTTGATACATGTGAGCATCAGTGTGTAATGAGTGAGTCAGGATATTCCTGCAAATGTCCAGATGGCTTCAAACTGGATGTAAACCAGCGCAACTGCTCTGATATTGATGAGTGCCAGTCACAAGCCTGTGATCATTTCTGTGTAAATACGGCAGGAAGTtacacatgtgtgtgtaatgatggttatgaaatggtGGACGGTAAGTGCAGTGATATCGATGAATGTGCACAATTCAGATGTGAGCACAACTGCTTGAACAGTATTGGATCCTTCTCTTGTAACTGTGACCAGGGCTTTACTTTATCCGAGAATGGCTCGTGTGTGAAAGACTGCCCACAAGGCTTCCACATGGAGACCGATGGATTGACTTGTGTTCCAGATTTGACAAAAATCTTAGCTGCTTCATCCGATGactcagcagaggaggaaacacaagaaaatgtcACTGAGTCATTCAGCAGAACAGTGGAGCTCCAACACCAGTCCCCTCACACTGATGCACCACTTCCTGACGTGGTGAACGTCACACACAGTGATCAGCAGAGCAACGTATCCTCGGTGACAAGTTTTGCCAGCACAGTCAATTTCAGAGTGTTAATCTGTGTTCTCGGCTCAGTGGTTCCTCTGCTGCTTTTGGTTGCGGTGACTTTGGCTATTGCAATTTTTCGATGCAGCCACTCCAAAAAGGAAACCAAGAAAAATACCACTACAGATGGCTACTGTTGGGTTTCCTCTGGTTTTGATCCACGTTTAGAGAAACTGTATGAGTCCATTTCTACTGATGGCCTATGA
- the LOC141010390 gene encoding thrombomodulin-like — MTMFVPVKVMTILMSVIFVLSIKTGFCMKQTGTCVPFCTGSECITVNYDRVDFKTAEEGCHDRNGELVTFQRETDKNILDILSRELYGDFWIGLRLPASACSNLSTPLRGYEWTSDSADRGFISASNPWKNSVKVCSPRCVSLSNDQKWTERLCLEKTDGFLCRTKHKDACQAQELSDPVVFPSTDGCSSGLCQHTCTAVKGGYTCSCFKGYIPESKNPWQCKMHCAQQKCPAICDRHTDSACFCPAGFLATDKICEDIDECLMEGCDQECKNTFGSFVCSCNEGFVLKDEVKCIKETPIVIGIVKPAHNNTLKGSSAASTGFVWIWIFIAVAVVVLIFVIRFYVVKRQKCREQNSIQQSTAPVDNVAC; from the coding sequence ATGACCATGTTTGTGCCAGTGAAGGTAATGACCATTTTAATGTCAGTTATTTTTGTATTGTCTATTAAGACTGGATTTTGCATGAAGCAGACTGGCACCTGTGTTCCTTTTTGTACTGGGAGCGAGTGCATCACTGTAAATTATGATAGAGTGGATTTTAAAACAGCCGAAGAAGGATGCCACGACAGGAATGGAGAACTGGTGACATTTCAGCGTGAGACAGATAAGAACATACTTGACATTTTGAGTCGAGAATTGTACGGAGACTTCTGGATTGGACTGCGTTTACCAGCTAGCGCCTGCAGTAACCTCTCGACTCCACTGAGAGGATATGAGTGGACTTCTGATAGTGCTGACAGGGGCTTTATTTCAGCCTCCAACCCCTGGAAAAACAGTGTTAAAGTCTGCTCTCCACGCTGTGTGTCACTTTCAAATGATCAAAAGTGGACAGAGAGGCTGTGCTTGGAGAAAACTGATGGCTTCCTGTGCAGAACAAAGCACAAAGATGCATGTCAGGCTCAAGAATTATCAGATCCAGTTGTTTTCCCAAGCACGGATGGCTGTTCAAGTGGCCTTTGTCAGCATACATGCACAGCTGTCAAAGGAGGCTATACATGTTCTTGTTTTAAAGGATATATCCCAGAGAGCAAGAACCCCTGGCAGTGCAAAATGCACTGTGCACAACAGAAATGCCCCGCAATATgtgacagacacactgacagtgcATGCTTCTGTCCTGCTGGCTTTCTTGCTACTGACAAAATCTGCGAGGACATCGATGAATGTCTGATGGAAGGATGTGATCAAGAGTGTAAAAACACTTTCGGAAGTTTTGTGTGCTCCTGCAACGAAGGATTTGTACTTAAAGATGAAGTCAAATGCATCAAAGAAACTCCCATCGTCATAGGTATTGTTAAACCAGCCCATAATAATACACTGAAGGGTTCTTCAGCTGCTTCCACTGGTTTTGTCTGGATATGGATTTTCATTGCCGTGGCTGTTGTAGTGCTTATATTTGTGATAAGGTTTTATGTTGTCAAGCGTCAGAAGTGCAGAGAACAAAACTCTATTCAACAATCTACTGCTCCTGTGGACAATGTTGCGTGTTAA
- the LOC141010391 gene encoding thrombomodulin-like, with product MTMFVPVKVMTILMSVIFVLSIKTGFCMKQTGTCVPFCTGSECITVNYDRVDFKTAEEGCHDRNGELVTFQRETDKNILDILSRELYGDFWIGLRLPASACSNLSTPLRGYEWTSDSADRGFISASNPWKNSVKVCSPRCVSLSNDQKWTERLCSEKTDGFLCRTKHKDACQAQELSDPVVFPSTDGCSSGLCQHTCTAVKGGYTCSCFKGYIPESKNPWRCNMHCAQQKCPAICDRHTDSACSCPDGFIATDKICEDIDECLMEGCDQECKNTFGSFVCSCNEGFVLKDEVKCIKETPIVIGIVKPAHNNTLKGSSAASTGFVWIWIFIAVAVVVLIFVIRFYVVKRQKCREQNSIQQSTAPVDNIAC from the coding sequence ATGACCATGTTTGTGCCAGTGAAGGTAATGACCATTTTAATGTCAGTTATTTTTGTATTGTCTATTAAGACTGGATTTTGCATGAAGCAGACTGGTACCTGTGTTCCTTTTTGTACTGGGAGCGAGTGCATCACTGTAAATTATGATAGAGTGGATTTTAAAACAGCCGAAGAAGGATGCCACGACAGGAATGGAGAACTGGTGACATTTCAGCGTGAGACAGATAAGAACATACTTGACATTTTGAGTCGAGAATTGTACGGAGACTTCTGGATTGGACTGCGTTTACCAGCTAGCGCCTGCAGTAACCTCTCGACTCCACTGAGAGGATATGAGTGGACTTCTGATAGTGCTGACAGGGGCTTTATTTCAGCCTCCAACCCCTGGAAAAACAGTGTTAAAGTCTGCTCTCCACGCTGTGTGTCACTTTCAAATGATCAAAAGTGGACAGAGAGGCTGTGCTCGGAGAAAACTGATGGCTTCCTGTGCAGAACAAAGCACAAAGATGCATGTCAGGCTCAAGAATTATCAGATCCAGTTGTTTTCCCAAGCACGGATGGCTGTTCAAGTGGCCTTTGTCAGCATACATGCACAGCTGTCAAAGGAGGCTATACATGTTCTTGTTTTAAAGGATATATCCCAGAGAGCAAGAACCCCTGGCGGTGCAACATGCACTGTGCACAACAGAAATGCCCCGCAATATgtgacagacacactgacagtgcATGCTCCTGTCCTGATGGCTTTATTGCTACTGACAAAATCTGCGAGGACATCGATGAATGTCTGATGGAAGGATGTGATCAAGAGTGTAAAAACACTTTCGGAAGTTTTGTGTGCTCCTGCAACGAAGGATTTGTACTTAAAGATGAAGTCAAATGCATCAAAGAAACTCCCATCGTCATAGGTATTGTTAAACCAGCCCATAATAATACACTGAAGGGTTCTTCAGCTGCTTCCACTGGTTTTGTCTGGATATGGATTTTCATTGCCGTGGCTGTTGTAGTGCTTATATTTGTGATAAGGTTTTATGTTGTCAAGCGTCAGAAGTGCAGAGAACAAAACTCTATTCAACAATCTACTGCTCCTGTGGACAATATTGCGTGTTAA